The DNA segment CCGTTCATGAGGCTCTGCCAGCCCATGCGGCCTTAGTAGCGCGGGTCGAAGGGGTACTCTAAGCAAAAGCCGACGCCGTCCGCCTTGAGCTCCTCCAAGAGGTGGTGCAGGAGCGCCCGCACGTGCCCGCGGCGGCGGAACTCGGCCGCCGACTGTACCCTGGCCAGCCCCCCATCTCGACGAGCTTGCCGCCCAGGTACATCTCGAAGGGCAGCAGCGAGGCGGAGCTGCTCAACAGGTCGCCGACGAACAGGCCCCGCCGGTAGGGCAGGAGGCGCTCGTGGACCGCGCGCAGGTTCTGGTCGTCCGGGTCGCTGGTGTCGAGAAAGCTGATCTCGCGCATCCTATAGAGTTGCGGCAGGTCGTCCGCGCCCAGACGCCGGATGACGCCGTCCATAGGTGAGGCCCACTAGTAGTCCGTCAAGGAATATTTGGCAGATGGAGGGCAAAGCGGGTACGCTGATGCTGTTGTAAAGCCACATGGAAAAGAGGCATAAGGATGGGCAAACGCTACGTTGTGACCATGACCAAGGCTGAGCGCGGCACGCTGGAGGAACTCATAGGGACAGGCAAAGCCGCGGCACGCAAGTTCACCTATGCTCGTATCCTGTTGAAGGCCGACCAGAGTTGCAACGGGCCAGGCTGGGAAGACAAGCAGATTGGTGAGGCCTTGGAGGTGAGCGTTTCTACGGTTGAGCGGGTGCGCCGACGGTTTATCGAAGAAGGCTTGCAGGCAGCGCTTCATCGCCGCCCCTCATCAAGCGCGCGGCAGCGGAAAGTAGATGGTGTACAAGAGGCTCAGCTGATCGCCTTGGCTTGCAGCAAGCCACCTGAAGGAAGGGCAGTCTGGTCGCTGCGGCTGTTGGCGGACAA comes from the Deinococcota bacterium genome and includes:
- a CDS encoding GNAT family N-acetyltransferase — encoded protein: MDGVIRRLGADDLPQLYRMREISFLDTSDPDDQNLRAVHERLLPYRRGLFVGDLLSSSASLLPFEMYLGGKLVEMGGWPGYSRRPSSAAAGTCGRSCTTSWRSSRRTASAFA
- a CDS encoding helix-turn-helix domain-containing protein, with protein sequence MGKRYVVTMTKAERGTLEELIGTGKAAARKFTYARILLKADQSCNGPGWEDKQIGEALEVSVSTVERVRRRFIEEGLQAALHRRPSSSARQRKVDGVQEAQLIALACSKPPEGRAVWSLRLLADKLVALEHIDSVSHETVRQVLKKTTAAKLAGASQLQAVPGKRQGVDGSGVAGFGFGDVGRVLGAS